In the Ursus arctos isolate Adak ecotype North America unplaced genomic scaffold, UrsArc2.0 scaffold_5, whole genome shotgun sequence genome, one interval contains:
- the LOC125282926 gene encoding olfactory receptor 15-like, with protein sequence MTNNSFQVGFILLGFSKWPHLEIILFWIVIILYTMIILSNSTIILLSCVDPCLYTPMYFFLSNLSFLDLCFTTAAVPQMLSNLWGPDKSITYTGCVIQLSVLLCLGATEGIMLVAMAFDRYAAICQPLRYTIIMHHQFCWKLVLIAWLFGLMESVTQSPVTFQLQFCTHHHLDDFLCEVPAFIRLACGETSAIEWQMTICADLFTIVPVGLILTSYGYIAQALGKLQSGEGRKKAIATCSSHLIVVFMFYGTVAIVYTDPKNHFASNYGKVFTFFYTLVTPLLNPLIYTLRNKEVKHALQILLKKGMHK encoded by the coding sequence ATGACAAACAACAGTTTCCAAGTCGGCTTCATCCTTCTCGGCTTCTCTAAATGGCCCCATctagaaattattcttttctgGATAGTGATCATTTTGTACACCATGATCATCCTCTCCAACTCAACCATTATCTTGCTCTCTTGTGTGGACCCTTGTCTCTACACTCCCATGTACTTCTTTCTAAGCAATCTTTCCTTCTTGGATCTCTGCTTCACTACAGCTGCCGTTCCTCAGATGTTGTCCAACTTGTGGGGGCCAGACAAGAGCATCACCTACACAGGCTGTGTCATTCAGCTCTCTGTGTTGCTCTGTCTTGGTGCAACAGAAGGTATCATGTTGGTGGCAATGGCCTTTGACCGCTATGCTGCTATTTGCCAGCCCCTGCGCTATACTATTATCATGCATCATCAGTTCTGTTGGAAACTGGTGCTAATAGCCTGGCTATTTGGTCTGATGGAATCTGTAACTCAATCTCCTGTCACATTCCAGCTTCAGTTCTGCACTCACCACCACCTGGATGATTTTCTTTGTGAAGTGCCCGCCTTCATACGCCTGGCATGTGGAGAAACCTCTGCCATTGAGTGGCAAATGACCATCTGTGCTGACCTTTTCACCATCGTGCCAGTGGGATTAATCTTGACTTCTTATGGCTACATAGCTCAAGCCTTGGGGAAACTCCAGTCaggtgagggaaggaaaaaagccaTTGCTACCTGTTCTTCCCaccttattgtggttttcatGTTCTATGGGACAGTGGCCATAGTTTACACAGACCCTAAGAACCACTTTGCTTCGAATTATGGCAAGGTCTTCACTTTCTTCTATACTTTGGTCACACCATTATTGAACCCTCTCATCTACACCCTAAGGAACAAAGAAGTGAAGCATGCTCTGCAAATACTGCTGAAGAAAGGGATGCACAAATGA